From Bacillus sp. FSL K6-3431, the proteins below share one genomic window:
- the mnmA gene encoding tRNA 2-thiouridine(34) synthase MnmA, with product MIKAPQDTRVVVGMSGGVDSSVAALLLKEQGYDVIGIFMKNWDDTDENGVCTATEDYNDVIRVCNQIGIPYYAVNFEKQYWDKVFTYFLDEYKAGRTPNPDVMCNKEIKFKAFLEHAMKLGADYLATGHYARVDDVDGEVKMLRGIDTNKDQTYFLNQLSQAQLEKVMFPIGNIDKKHVREIAKEAGLATAAKKDSTGICFIGERNFKEFLSGYLPAQKGIMTTLVGEKIGNHDGLMYYTIGQRHGLGIGGAGDPWFVVGKDLEKNVLYVEQGFDHPSLYSDSITAVNISWVSDRAKPDTFVCTAKFRYRQPDEEVEVRLLPNGDVNVIFANPVRAVTPGQAVVFYKGEECLGGGTIDKVYKKEQMLTYVG from the coding sequence ATGATTAAAGCACCACAAGATACAAGGGTAGTAGTTGGCATGTCAGGAGGAGTTGATTCTTCTGTGGCGGCACTTTTATTAAAAGAACAGGGCTATGATGTGATCGGGATTTTTATGAAAAACTGGGACGATACGGATGAAAATGGCGTCTGTACTGCGACAGAAGATTATAATGACGTGATTCGCGTTTGTAACCAAATCGGCATCCCATATTATGCTGTCAATTTTGAAAAACAATATTGGGATAAAGTATTTACTTATTTCCTTGATGAATATAAAGCTGGGCGCACGCCGAACCCAGATGTGATGTGCAATAAAGAAATTAAATTTAAAGCATTCCTAGAACACGCGATGAAGCTTGGAGCGGATTACCTCGCCACTGGACATTATGCTCGTGTAGACGACGTAGATGGCGAAGTGAAGATGCTGAGAGGCATCGATACTAATAAGGATCAAACCTACTTTTTAAATCAGCTCAGCCAAGCCCAGCTTGAAAAAGTGATGTTCCCAATTGGTAATATCGATAAAAAGCATGTTCGTGAAATTGCAAAAGAAGCTGGACTAGCAACAGCGGCGAAAAAAGATAGTACTGGTATCTGCTTTATTGGAGAGCGTAATTTCAAAGAATTTCTAAGCGGTTATTTACCAGCGCAAAAAGGGATAATGACAACTCTAGTAGGAGAAAAAATCGGTAATCATGATGGACTGATGTATTATACGATCGGTCAGCGCCACGGGCTTGGAATTGGTGGAGCAGGCGACCCTTGGTTCGTTGTCGGTAAAGATTTGGAAAAGAATGTACTTTATGTAGAACAAGGCTTTGACCACCCATCCCTTTATTCTGATTCTATCACAGCTGTTAACATCAGCTGGGTATCAGATAGGGCTAAGCCTGATACATTTGTTTGTACGGCTAAATTTCGTTATCGCCAACCTGATGAGGAAGTGGAAGTTCGCCTTCTTCCAAACGGTGACGTAAACGTAATATTTGCAAATCCAGTTAGAGCTGTTACACCGGGACAGGCAGTTGTTTTCTATAAAGGGGAAGAATGCCTAGGTGGAGGAACAATTGATAAAGTGTATAAAAAAGAACAAATGCTTACGTACGTAGGCTAA